One genomic segment of candidate division KSB1 bacterium includes these proteins:
- the rpoN gene encoding RNA polymerase factor sigma-54, with the protein MVNISQRLSQTLKQSPQQVLLSSLLQLPVLMLEQKIKMELETNPLLEQVDEMELEQEQLEDEEPEMELELKEEDKNGELKEEKDEEVEVVEKDEIDWEAIVGDEENYEYRAPRDDSAEQFERPEVARETLQENLLNQLHMQKLDEAQVMIGEYIIWNINEDGYLSCSVELIAQNLGVSVEEVQKVLKIIQHFEPVGIAARHLQECLLIQLEEKEPRHELAIAIIRDDFDDFKNKRYEKIAKKLNITLDQIKEAIEEITRLNPKPGEGYFSYHENVVIPDITVERDGEEFNIFLNDSNIPHLRINNRYKNILLQKAGSPQQNKEAKEFVKKRLESARWLINSIHQRRLTILKVMETIIQKQREFFDKGKEFIKPMILKDIAEEIGMDISTVSRVTNGKYVQTEHGVFELKYFFSEAIKSDDGEDVSNRMIKDLIKKMIEAEDKKDPLNDQTIAAKLKEQGYNVARRTVAKYREQMNIPVSRLRKEI; encoded by the coding sequence ATGGTCAATATCAGTCAACGGCTCAGTCAAACGCTCAAGCAATCGCCACAGCAGGTGTTGCTTTCTTCCTTGTTGCAATTGCCGGTTCTCATGCTCGAGCAAAAAATCAAGATGGAGCTGGAGACCAATCCGCTGCTCGAGCAGGTCGATGAAATGGAGTTGGAACAGGAACAGCTCGAAGACGAGGAGCCGGAAATGGAGCTCGAGCTGAAAGAGGAAGATAAGAACGGCGAGCTTAAGGAGGAAAAAGACGAGGAGGTCGAGGTCGTCGAGAAAGACGAAATCGACTGGGAGGCCATTGTCGGCGATGAGGAAAATTATGAATACCGCGCGCCGCGTGATGACAGCGCCGAGCAATTCGAGCGCCCGGAAGTTGCCAGGGAGACTTTGCAGGAGAATTTGCTCAATCAGTTGCACATGCAGAAATTGGATGAAGCGCAGGTGATGATCGGCGAGTATATTATTTGGAACATCAATGAAGATGGTTATCTCTCCTGCTCCGTCGAGCTGATCGCCCAAAACCTCGGCGTCAGTGTGGAAGAAGTGCAGAAGGTGTTGAAGATCATTCAACACTTCGAGCCGGTGGGAATCGCCGCCCGCCATTTGCAGGAATGTCTGCTGATTCAACTCGAGGAAAAAGAGCCGCGCCACGAGCTGGCGATTGCGATCATCCGCGACGATTTTGATGATTTCAAAAACAAACGTTACGAAAAAATCGCCAAGAAATTGAATATCACGCTCGATCAGATCAAAGAAGCGATTGAGGAGATTACGCGCTTGAATCCCAAACCTGGGGAGGGGTATTTCTCCTATCACGAAAACGTCGTCATTCCGGACATCACGGTGGAACGCGACGGCGAAGAGTTCAATATCTTTCTGAATGACTCGAACATCCCGCATTTGCGCATCAACAATCGCTACAAGAATATTTTGCTGCAAAAGGCCGGCTCGCCGCAGCAGAACAAAGAGGCGAAGGAGTTCGTCAAAAAGCGTTTGGAATCGGCGCGCTGGCTGATCAATTCGATTCATCAACGCCGCTTGACGATTTTGAAGGTGATGGAGACAATCATTCAAAAGCAGCGTGAATTTTTCGACAAGGGAAAAGAGTTTATCAAGCCGATGATCCTGAAGGATATTGCCGAAGAGATCGGTATGGATATTTCCACCGTCTCGCGCGTGACAAACGGCAAATATGTGCAGACCGAACACGGCGTTTTTGAGCTGAAATATTTTTTCAGTGAGGCAATCAAGAGTGATGACGGTGAGGATGTGTCGAATCGCATGATCAAGGATCTGATCAAGAAAATGATCGAGGCTGAGGATAAAAAGGACCCGCTGAACGATCAAACCATCGCCGCGAAGCTCAAAGAACAAGGCTACAATGTGGCCCGCCGCACGGTGGCGAAGTACCGTGAGCAAATGAACATTCCGGTATCACGGTTGCGAAAAGAAATTTGA
- the hslV gene encoding ATP-dependent protease subunit HslV: MQRQSYNMFPPIHATTILGVRHKGACAMAGDGQVTYGETVLKMNARKVRKLYKDTVIIGFAGAAADAFALFEKFEQRLEQYRGNLSRASVELAKEWRTDRFLRRLEAQLVVMDKDKSFVISGTGDVIEPDNGIIAIGSGGGFAMAAARAMVRYSNLTARQIVEESMNITADICIYTNKNLVIEELIDNNG; encoded by the coding sequence ATGCAAAGACAATCTTACAACATGTTTCCTCCGATTCACGCCACCACGATTCTCGGCGTCCGCCACAAGGGCGCTTGCGCCATGGCCGGCGATGGTCAGGTGACCTACGGGGAAACAGTTTTGAAAATGAACGCCCGCAAAGTTAGAAAGCTTTATAAAGACACCGTCATTATTGGCTTTGCCGGCGCGGCGGCGGATGCGTTCGCCTTGTTTGAAAAATTCGAGCAGCGCCTGGAACAATATCGCGGCAATCTCAGCCGCGCCTCGGTGGAACTGGCGAAGGAATGGCGCACCGATCGCTTTTTACGCCGGCTCGAAGCGCAGTTGGTGGTGATGGACAAAGATAAGTCTTTTGTCATTTCCGGCACCGGCGATGTGATCGAGCCGGATAATGGCATCATTGCCATCGGCTCCGGCGGCGGTTTTGCGATGGCAGCAGCACGCGCCATGGTGCGTTATTCCAATTTAACCGCGCGGCAAATTGTTGAAGAGAGCATGAACATCACCGCCGACATTTGTATCTATACGAACAAGAATCTCGTCATTGAAGAGCTGATTGATAATAATGGATGA
- the hslU gene encoding ATP-dependent protease ATPase subunit HslU, which translates to MAKLTPRQIVAELDKYIIGQNNAKRSVAIALRNRWRRQNVSEGLREEIMPNNIILIGPTGVGKTEIARRLSRLANAPFIKVEASKFTEVGYVGRDVESIIRDLTDLAVSMVRSEKTASVQEQAEQLANERLLDILFPPLKPRRSENAGPEGEDGDKSAAQKAVNQPDALELEERHRRTREKMRQQLMDGKLEERYVELDVPAQDMPIMQVISPIGVEELGVNLQDLMGNIFPKKMKRRKMTVAEARKYLAQEEAQKLIDMEQVIKEAISRVENSGIVFLDEIDKIAGEKSQGGPDVSREGVQRDLLPVVEGTNVFTKYGMVKSDHVLFIASGAFHVSKPSDLIPELQGRFPIRVELQPLEAKDFVRILTEPQNALIKQYSALLATENVEITFTPEAVEEIARIAFEVNERTENIGARRLHTVMTTLLEDILFDMPDEKIRKIEITAEFVRKRLEEIVKDEDLSRYIL; encoded by the coding sequence ATGGCGAAACTAACGCCGCGTCAGATCGTGGCGGAATTGGATAAATACATCATTGGGCAGAACAACGCCAAACGCTCGGTCGCCATTGCACTGCGCAATCGCTGGCGCCGGCAGAACGTCAGCGAGGGTTTGCGTGAAGAAATCATGCCCAACAACATCATTCTCATCGGGCCTACCGGCGTCGGCAAAACTGAAATTGCGCGGCGCTTGTCGCGGCTGGCCAATGCACCCTTTATCAAAGTCGAAGCTTCAAAATTCACCGAAGTCGGTTACGTCGGACGCGATGTCGAGTCGATTATTCGCGATTTGACCGATCTGGCGGTGTCGATGGTGCGCTCGGAAAAAACGGCCTCGGTGCAGGAGCAAGCGGAGCAATTGGCGAACGAGCGGCTTTTGGATATTTTATTTCCGCCGCTGAAACCGCGGCGCAGCGAAAACGCCGGTCCGGAAGGCGAAGACGGAGACAAGTCTGCTGCTCAAAAAGCCGTGAACCAGCCGGATGCGTTGGAGTTGGAAGAGCGGCATCGCCGCACGCGCGAAAAAATGCGCCAACAATTGATGGATGGCAAACTCGAAGAGCGCTACGTTGAGCTGGATGTGCCGGCGCAGGATATGCCGATCATGCAAGTGATCTCGCCGATCGGCGTCGAAGAATTGGGGGTCAACTTGCAGGATTTAATGGGCAATATTTTTCCCAAGAAAATGAAGCGCCGGAAGATGACCGTGGCTGAGGCGCGAAAATATCTCGCGCAGGAAGAGGCGCAAAAACTCATCGACATGGAGCAAGTGATCAAGGAGGCGATTTCACGCGTCGAAAATTCGGGCATTGTTTTTCTGGACGAAATCGACAAAATCGCCGGCGAGAAAAGCCAGGGTGGTCCGGATGTTTCCCGCGAAGGCGTGCAGCGCGATTTGCTGCCGGTGGTGGAAGGCACGAATGTGTTCACGAAGTACGGCATGGTCAAAAGCGATCACGTGCTGTTTATCGCCAGCGGCGCCTTTCACGTTTCCAAACCGTCGGATTTGATCCCGGAATTGCAAGGCCGGTTTCCGATTCGCGTTGAGCTCCAGCCTCTCGAGGCCAAGGATTTCGTGCGCATTCTCACCGAGCCGCAAAACGCGCTGATTAAACAATATTCGGCGCTGCTGGCGACGGAAAATGTTGAAATCACCTTTACGCCCGAGGCCGTTGAGGAAATCGCCAGAATTGCTTTTGAAGTCAACGAGCGCACGGAGAACATCGGCGCGCGGCGCCTGCACACGGTGATGACGACGCTGCTCGAAGACATTCTTTTTGACATGCCTGACGAGAAAATCAGGAAAATCGAAATCACCGCTGAATTCGTGCGGAAGCGATTGGAAGAGATCGTCAAAGACGAAGATTTGAGCCGGTATATTTTGTAG
- the argF gene encoding ornithine carbamoyltransferase, giving the protein MKKDFLDIADLTPDEVWSLFEFAKDLKAKQQRGEPHEYLKGKTLGMVFMKPSTRTRISFEVGMFQLGGHALYLSPNEIGLGKRESVPDVARVLSRYVDGIMARLFGHEDIVGLAEHASVPVINGLTDLLHPCQILGDMMTILEHRKNFNDLIVAYIGDGNNVANSWVTMTMKIPFTFRIACPEGYEPNKKIVEQAGKSNVGRVEILRDPAQAAKGAHVLYTDVWASMGQEAEAEMRRKIFKGYCIDGALMKLAAPGAKFMHCLPAHRGEEVTDEVMESPQSIIFDQAENRLHMQKAIMVKLMGKR; this is encoded by the coding sequence ATGAAAAAAGATTTTCTCGATATTGCCGATTTGACTCCCGACGAAGTCTGGTCACTGTTTGAATTCGCCAAAGATTTGAAGGCCAAACAACAACGCGGCGAGCCGCATGAGTATTTGAAGGGCAAAACCCTCGGCATGGTTTTCATGAAGCCGTCGACACGGACGCGCATTTCGTTTGAAGTCGGCATGTTTCAGCTCGGCGGCCATGCCTTGTATCTTTCGCCCAATGAAATTGGTCTCGGCAAGCGCGAATCCGTTCCCGATGTCGCGCGTGTCCTGTCACGCTATGTTGATGGCATCATGGCGCGTTTGTTCGGCCACGAGGATATCGTCGGCCTGGCCGAGCATGCCAGCGTGCCGGTGATCAACGGCCTCACCGATTTGCTGCATCCCTGCCAGATTTTGGGCGATATGATGACGATTCTTGAGCATCGGAAAAATTTCAATGATCTCATCGTCGCCTACATCGGTGACGGCAACAACGTAGCGAACTCATGGGTCACGATGACGATGAAAATTCCTTTCACGTTCCGCATCGCCTGTCCAGAAGGTTATGAACCGAATAAGAAAATAGTGGAACAGGCCGGCAAGTCGAACGTCGGCCGCGTCGAGATTTTGCGTGACCCGGCGCAGGCGGCGAAGGGCGCGCACGTTCTCTACACCGATGTGTGGGCGAGCATGGGGCAGGAAGCCGAAGCTGAAATGCGCCGAAAAATTTTTAAAGGTTATTGCATCGACGGCGCGTTGATGAAACTGGCCGCGCCCGGCGCAAAATTCATGCACTGTTTGCCGGCACATCGCGGCGAAGAAGTCACCGACGAGGTCATGGAAAGCCCGCAGTCCATCATTTTCGATCAGGCGGAGAATCGCCTGCACATGCAAAAGGCAATCATGGTTAAATTGATGGGCAAACGGTAA